CAACACTTTTGTTAAGTGTTTGCCTTTATTATAGTGGAGTAACagttacattttcagtgttgttttctttgcatcAGTTTGCATTTGCAAACAGGATGATATTTgatgtcttcatttttatttttctataaattaaaagaaagtcAAATATCAGCCTCCGTCCATCCTCAATAAAGTGATAAATCCTTTAATCAGTGGTGCAACAAGTGTGCTTGATTTCATTTAAGTAAAATCACACTCAGACTCATAATCTGAGGAATTATAAAAATGTTAGCAACAAAGTTTCCTTAATGCATCAGAAGTAAAAGCACCTATCAGACCCTCAAAGGCCTTCTGGCAAAGTGTAACCAGACTCACATGATTGATTAGATAGCAGCAGTTATTTAATCTGTATGAGTGCATCATTTTAGTAAGCTGGTCATCTTAATTTGAAAAGTAACTATCAGCTATATCTGACAGATAAATGTTGTACACTAAAGTCAAAATTGTGCTTATGTACAGTTTTTCAGTAAATGTATTTGGTCACAATTACAATCCAGCACTGCTTTTATTGCTTGGTTTTGGTTGTTTAGGTACTTACTTGTTTTGATATTCCTTGATGACTTGATATATGGAAACCTTCAGAGTGATATTGTCATAGCGGGAATGACTGCGGTCCTTGTAGATGCGAAACTCTGCAGCAGTCACAGCCTCTCCGTCTGGTATCTGAGTCAGATCAAACCGGAACTCCTTGTAGTGTCTTCGCTGGTGAGAAAAATCTTTATCTTTCTCAACTgggaaagaaaatattttaagatgaatttcattttcactggCAGCAAAGCTGGTCAAAAAATACGACTTCAACTCCTGAACTGCGGTGTGTGCtgtttaaaagagaaaatatggtggcattaacacagaaaaagaataatttaTCACATCTTCTTTTACATTCCAGGTCCAATCCAAACATTTTGACTACCAACAAAAGCACTTTCCAGTTCATTAAATCAGTCAACTGAATACAGGTAGCAGTTCCCAGACAGGCCCTCTACTGTGTGCCTAACTGCATTCTCTGGCCATGATGAATGGGCTGTCAGTTAAGAAAAACAGGCTGATTTCAATTAAAGACACTTTCGTCTGCTCCTCAAGTGAGAGAAAAGACCAGACAGGATTCCTCAACATCATGTGAGCGTCTACTCTGACCTCATTTCTGACCTCATACTGACCTCCTGTAGGTTTCATACAATGCACTGAGAATGTTTAATGACCCTCAaccttttaaacaaaatatttctaacATAATGAGTGACACAAGATATCTTTTTAGAGCCtgtcatttttgaaaattttgtaATGTCTTGatccgcgaccctgacggataagcggtatagaaaatggatggatggagggatgtaATGTCTTGacattaatgattattttattttacatgtttccACATATACATTAAAAAGGTTGTACAGCTTTTTAGCTGCATTTATTTTGGTAGATGAAAATAACATCCTTGGATGCAATGACTTTAATAATGGCATCATAGAGCCTCATTGTGACAGCATTAAGTATATGCTGATAAAATACACTTTAATGCTACTAAAAAGTGTCTCACACCCCTGCCTGGTAGCAGAAAAGCAGCATGTGGCTGAGGTTAGTGGATTTCTGCAGTGATATCATGCAGGGCATTTCCCTGATATTTTATCATGAGCGAAGGCCTGCGGTTACTTAGCACaaacaggtcagaggtcaggtcTGACTTTCAGCCAATGAGCATGTTCCATTATATCAGCCACGGGCAGTAATCTGAAGCAGAAGTGCTACTGAGGGCACAGAGCATTCAACTTTCAAACAgctaaaaattaaataatgacTTCATTCCAAGGGTTGAAAAGTGTGCGTGTTCTACCAGGACcatattttgttaaaaagaTTAATAAATGACTGGAGCATTTCGTCACTACATCCTCTTGCATACAATCGCGTGTGTGGATTTTTCAAAAGCTGACTTCTTATTTATGCAGCGAAAGTTGACATGGTTACTGTGAGCGTATTAAACTGCACAAAGTGCCACAGAGACGTTTCTAAaacagctgaggtcagtagcTGTATTTCAGTGTACTGTAATAAAGACAGAGCCCCATTGAACACTTCACTGACAGTCCCCAGAACGAGAGCAGAGCTTTCAAGGCTGACAGTGTACATGCCCTGCTATAGTGGTAAGTGGAAACAGATGGGCTCAGACGAACGTGCGGGATTATACATGCAGGCAACGCCACACAAATTCACTGTTAGTTATATGTTATGCTCTATACACTGTATTTAAGATAATAAAATCCTtaacacaacaacagaacatTGTATAAAGTTTATTTATGTTGATTTTTCTAACCATTCATTCATGACTCTGCAAtactgcatcatattttatgtttgaCTAACTTCACATGTGGCGTGCTCAATATTTTAATTCTTAtcaaagaagaataaaagttCATAAAAGTTgcaaataacataaatataaagaaaagagCTACTGCCTTCTCTTAGTGACAGAACCTCAAGATACACAGGCATCAGTCAATATCAGTCCCCTTCTAACAACAGGAAATAATTCAGACCAATTTTCTCAAGGTCAGACAGTCATCTGATAAGTTTCTCTGAACTGCTGGGTTAAGGGTCACGGCTACTGAACAAACACTATCATTATACAGATCAGCTGCTTTTTAAtagaaaacagcacaaattGATAAGGTCAAAATGTTGGGCCTAATTctgttaaatacaaaatatttcacacaagGTTAAAGTAAATGAACACCTCGGAGGCCAGATGGCGACTGGCCTTCTGAAATGTACTCATATTTAGATGTAGAAattacaaaagaagaaaaaaaaaacctattaATGATCCTCGCTGAGAGGGAGCCAACAAACGTAAATGCTCGCCACAAACGCTGGTGTTTTTATGCAGCTCAGGGTATTTAGATAAGATCTACActactgaaattattttgacaaaatggaTTAACTGCCTGTTCTGACAGCAACACGACATACGTGCcaaaacatattaataaaatgaaaccGCGATTCTTCAACTATCCTCTGTGGATTGTTCAGAAAAATGCACTTAATATAAAACATGAGACTTTTCATTAACCACAAGGACAATGCGGATCCaggtaaataataataataataataataataataataattttactaCGTATTAGTAATTTCATTAACAACGGGAagggatgaagatgaagagaaacaggggctggaggaggagaacttTGGAGAACTTTGAGATGTGAGCTCGGCATCTAAAGCTCATCACTTTTAAATAACATCGAAACCCCGCATCTCCCTTGTTCTAATTTCGATTAATTCCCTAATTCTTATAGAAGGAAACCTTAAAGAGATTTTGACACTCTTTGATACCACTTACCTAAATTGACAAAACTCATAACCATGTCGGCATCGTTGAGAAAGGAGGTGTCGTGCGCTGAGGTGAGCGCGGGGCTGTGGCCTAACAGAGGGGCCGCGCGGTAAGGCTGTGCGACACGGGAGTACCCGGCGTGCTGGGGGCTGTAGTAACCTTTCCTGGACTGCCCTTGAGCTTTGGCACTGAAGCTCTTCCCTGCGCCCTGCtgcaccccctcctcctcctcttcctccacggCCATGGCGTTGTACAGGTCGAGCATGAACAGCGGCGCCGAGGACGCCTGCTTCCCGGGAGAGAAGGGCCTCGGGCGGTGAGGCAAGCCCAGGATGGAGAGGATCTCTCTCTGGATCTCTCTGCGTTCGTGATTGCGCAACCTCCTGTAAATAAAACTGGAGTGCACATGGTTGTCACTTAACCCACAATGAGCGCAGGATAGAAAACTCAAGCAGCTCCACGCGAGTCCAAGTACAGCACGGTTCAAAGGTGTAAGCGCTGTCATCGTGACAAATGGTTCACCCTGGGGTGTGAAGTTGAACTACATCGCAGTctgttagaaaaataaaattattttatctctGCCAATACGGAATCATAGACTTTCCATATTAGGCAGGTCGACCACCACAACTTTCACGGTGGTAACTGCGGAGGCTTTTTTTAAACCAGCCAGACCTTCTACAAATGAGCTATCAGCTTGCAGAAAAGTCGTCGCTCGTCTCCTGTGCGCGAGGTTCCTCCAGCAGTATTTACTCCTCCAGGGTCCATCCAAAGTGTCTGCACTCACCAAGTATTTATGGAGATCTGACCCCGTCCCTCACCTTACTCCTCTGTGATGCAGAAACACGTAGGTACGCCCCTAACGTCGAGGGATAACCCGGAGTTTCCAGtggatgaaatgttttcaactgTGTCGGAAATGAACACAGGGGAGCTCTCGACTTCTGCCCAGGCTCGCATTTTACTTTCTCCCCCCCTTCTTGAGGGTGTATTGGGGCTAGTTGCCCTCTGAGTCCATCCCAcactgaacttttgtttttgcatccaCCTCTAGCGGCCGCAGTAAAACTTCCACCCGGTCCCATGATGAATGTGGCGGCTCGGGAGTGTAAAAGGAGACACTTGAAATCCGAGAGGCCGTCTTAACGAGTGAAAGAATAATGACAGAGCCTTTTAATCACCTCAAGTTATTGAAGTCCGCGTGTTTATAGCAGAGGGCTCCAGCTGCATTCAGCCCCTACAACAAGGatcctgtttttattctgcAAGGGTTTAAACATGATCCACTGTGATGCTgcaaaacatgattttattaAACACACCAGCAAACAAGCGAGCCAACTTCTAACGTACTGCACTTAAAAATGTAGCCTACGAAAGTACAGAAGTCCCATGTGGGAATGGGGAAGAAAACTAACACAGACTGATAAGGATACTGCAAATTAAGGATCGAGCGTCACAGGACTACTGCAGATCTCTACAGTCCACAATGAATTCCATCTTCATAATTATAAAAGCTGACTCTGAGTATACCCAAGTTAATCTAAAGCAAAGAGACTTAATGCAGAAAACTCCGCTCTCAGAGGAGCGTGAAGTAAACAATATGCTGAAGTATGCTGGGATAATTGAAAACATCAATGGTCAGGTTTCCATGTGATGGGTGGCTGCTACCCAAACTAAATAAGAAGGATGCGCCCTTCTTAGGTAACTCAAGTAACTCCCGGGCAAGCAGGGATGTTACCCCATAGCGCCATCTAGTGTATAGAGCTACAACACTTCTGTTGTTATTTCTGACGTCTGTAAcacgcactcactcac
This region of Scatophagus argus isolate fScaArg1 chromosome 10, fScaArg1.pri, whole genome shotgun sequence genomic DNA includes:
- the bmp5 gene encoding bone morphogenetic protein 5, with amino-acid sequence MTALTPLNRAVLGLAWSCLSFLSCAHCGLSDNHVHSSFIYRRLRNHERREIQREILSILGLPHRPRPFSPGKQASSAPLFMLDLYNAMAVEEEEEEGVQQGAGKSFSAKAQGQSRKGYYSPQHAGYSRVAQPYRAAPLLGHSPALTSAHDTSFLNDADMVMSFVNLVEKDKDFSHQRRHYKEFRFDLTQIPDGEAVTAAEFRIYKDRSHSRYDNITLKVSIYQVIKEYQNKDAETFLLDSKKVQASNGGWLVFDITATSNHWVMNPQQNLGLQLCVETVDGRSINIKSAGIIGRNGPQSKQPFLVAFFKASGVLLRSVRAAGGKKKNHNRNKSTSQQESSRAPKTGDYNTSEQKQACKKHELYVSFRDLGWQDWIIAPEGYAAFYCDGECSFPLNAHMNATNHAIVQTLVHLMFPDNVPKPCCAPTKLNAISVLYFDDSSNVILKKYRNMVVRSCGCH